The window CCCGACTTGATCGAGCAGCACCTCATAGGATTCCGCATGCCCCCGCAATCCTTCCGTCCGTCCATGTCCGGGCTGGTCATATACGAGCACGGCGTACCCTTCGGCAATCAGCATTTCCGCAACATGCCGATAGCGTCCGGAATGCTCGCCCATCCCGTGAACAATGCCAATCGCCGCTTTGACCGGGACTCCCTCGGGCGGTCTCCACTCGCAAGCAAATATGCGCATTCCATCCGGTCCCCGCCACTCGAAATCGGAGTAAGACATCTTCATTCACCTCTTCGCATAACTTTCTGCCGATGCTTCCAATCATAGGATAACATGAATTACCGTTTCATCCTAACAGTAAAATTGCTCTATTCGTGTTAAGGCGCACTCGAAAATGATAGATTTGGGCTGAGCACTAGTGATATGATATGAGGTATTATACATTTATTTATTTTACCAAAGGGGAAATATCATTCGATGTGGCTCGCATTTTCGCTAATTTCTGCTATATTCTTTGGGATTCGGGGAATTCTGTATCATTGGACATCACAGCGTCCGATGAATCGCAATCTGATGCTGATGGGATCCTTTATGAGCGGAGCCGTGATCAGCTTGCTGCTCAGTCTGTTCATGAAGCAAAGCTGGACAACCGGGACGTTGGTCGGAATATTCATGGGTATTTTTTCGTTTACCGCCAACTCCAGCTTATACAAAGGCTTTGCCGTCGGCAAAGCGTCATTGATTGCGATTTTGATGGGATTGCCGCCGGTTGTGGTCGTGATCTTCACGTTTTTTCTTTGGAACGAAACGTTGAGCCAGTGGCAGCTGTTCGCTTTTGTGATCATCCTGATCGGAATCACAATGATCCGGTATTCCAACGATATTTCGTTGAAGCGGCTGCAGGGCGCGCAGTGGGGACTGTTGGCGGTGCTTTTTTTCGCCCTGAACGATACGTCAAGCAAATATTCGATTCGCCTTGGCGCCGATATCTTTCCGACTCTATTTGTGATGTTTATGACTGGTTCACTGCTTTTCTTTGTCTTTTGGCTGACGGATCGAACAAGAGCGTCCGGACTAAAGGAGAAAGCCAAGGGGGAGACTGCAGGGGAAGCGGCGCGCGAGCTGTCCGAGGCTCAACGGGAGACGGCGGATCGGCTCGTATGGAGCGGGGGGGAAAACATTCCTCTGGGGAATGGTTGTGGGCATTTCCAATGCATCCGCAATGATGCTGATGATGCCGGCCTTCAAAATCAGCGGGGCCACCGGTCTGGTTTCGGCCGTCGTTTCGTTGAACGTGCTGTTCATCCTGCTGTATACGCGTATTGTCACAAAGGAAAAATTCACGCCGCTGGAATTGTCGGGCATCGTTTCCTCGATTCTCGGAATCTTGATTCTTGAATTAATGAAATAGGATATTTGAAGATTGATTTGTTTATCCGGTTCATGCGAAAAAGAATCCATCCTCCTGCAACAGCTTAATTATTGACGGTTATTCGGGCAATTTCATCAATTTTGAAGCAAAATGAGAATTGTCACCGGATCAACCGCCGTGGTAAATTATTCTTCGTTGGTTTTATTATAAAACTATTTTGTGATAAAAGGAGTTTGATATGGACACCGAAGATATTAAACTCAAAATTGCCGAGTTGGATAATCTGTTTGCGACCATTGCCGTGAACAACAGATGGCCGGCGGTTGACAGTTTGTCTAAGCAGCAGATCATGCTAATGAAAACCTTGTATTCGAACGGCAAAATCACCATGAGCGAATTGGCTAAACATCTGAATTTGACCAAGGGGGCCACAACAATTGCAATAGACCGGCTTGTCGCCGCCAAGATGGTCAACCGGACGCGGGACGAGGCGGACCGGCGAATCGTCTGGATCGAGCTGTCCGGTAAAGGGAGCGAGATTATCTCGAAGGTCAAGCAAAAGCGGGATCAGCTGTTGAGCGACATGTTCAGCAATCTGACCACAGCTGAAATCGAACAATTTATTTCACTGCTTCGCAAAATGATGGAAAACTTAAAACCGCGTTGAATTCAGAAAGGGGCTCCACACATGAAAAAAAGAAAAATCATGATCGCCGTACTCCTGTTGATTGTAATCATTGGAGGCTTGGGTGGTGGATATTACTACATTCAAGAAAGCAAGTACATAAGCACGGATGACGCCAAAATTGACGGAGACCTGCGTGCGATCGGATCCTTGGCGGCCGGAACGCTGATCCAATGGAATGCGCAGGAAGGCGATTCTTTCCGTAAGGGCGATGTACTGGGAGTCGTTCAGACCTCTGCAAACTCAACGCTGGATATCATTGCTCCGGATGACGGCACCATTGTTTCAACGAACGCGGTCAAAGACCAAACGGTTTCTCCAGGCGCGGCTTTGGCGATGACCGTGGATTTGAACAAGCTTTATGTTACGGCGAATATTCAGGAGACCGATTTAAATAATGTTCGTGTCGGCAACAAAGTATCCATCAGTGTCGACGCATTCCCTGGGATCGTATTTACCGGAAGAGTGGATACGATCGGTCTGGCGACCAATTCCGAATTGTCGCTTCTGCCCGCATCCAATTCAAGCAGCAATTATACTAAGATCATTCAGCGCGTTCCGGTGAAAATCGTTTTG of the Ferviditalea candida genome contains:
- a CDS encoding MarR family winged helix-turn-helix transcriptional regulator — encoded protein: MDTEDIKLKIAELDNLFATIAVNNRWPAVDSLSKQQIMLMKTLYSNGKITMSELAKHLNLTKGATTIAIDRLVAAKMVNRTRDEADRRIVWIELSGKGSEIISKVKQKRDQLLSDMFSNLTTAEIEQFISLLRKMMENLKPR
- a CDS encoding efflux RND transporter periplasmic adaptor subunit, which produces MKKRKIMIAVLLLIVIIGGLGGGYYYIQESKYISTDDAKIDGDLRAIGSLAAGTLIQWNAQEGDSFRKGDVLGVVQTSANSTLDIIAPDDGTIVSTNAVKDQTVSPGAALAMTVDLNKLYVTANIQETDLNNVRVGNKVSISVDAFPGIVFTGRVDTIGLATNSELSLLPASNSSSNYTKIIQRVPVKIVLDNYQDERLIPGLNATVKISKS